From one Lotus japonicus ecotype B-129 chromosome 3, LjGifu_v1.2 genomic stretch:
- the LOC130744152 gene encoding uncharacterized protein LOC130744152, translating to MAFLTVPYAILPCLGETENDADHDVDDNITPARSIFIVHDNMQFEWKDIFKGYEGAWCVGSSRGWLMFLDREGCPFLLNPSSSSFIQLPLFSDAFMHRAGIIYSCFVQHSLKTFVSKAVLMPSSSSSQHTLAILFSYPCRLAICTNASTWFEPTDAKCFYCDIVSYNNNVYALAEDGSLEQWKFYEGVPTKILDFKLTIEKDEEEEREFPKDKFSSKIYLVLSKGKLLLVKRLIGNFVNADGEVVYEGYKPPGHDGDVVCPYRTKHFGVYKLDFMKNKWVKKSSLHGQVLFLGTNESTSVSAKEFKGCKANSIYFTDDRSEEMNLDYSYGGHDWGVFSLADRRVKILTPFAYKMDPPPIWVVPTSDGFYV from the coding sequence ATGGCTTTCCTCACAGTTCCATATGCGATCCTTCCTTGTCTCGGAGAAACAGAAAATGACGCTGATCATGATGTTGATGACAACATAACCCCAGCTCGTTCCATCTTCATTGTGCACGACAACATGCAATTCGAGTGGAAGGACATTTTCAAGGGCTATGAAGGTGCCTGGTGTGTTGGTTCTTCCCGTGGTTGGCTTATGTTTTTAGACCGTGAAGGGTGTCCTTTTCTACTAAACCCATCTTCCTCCTCTTTCATTCAGTTGCCACTGTTTTCTGATGCATTCATGCACCGTGCCGGAATCATTTACTCTTGTTTTGTCCAACACTCGCTGAAAACCTTTGTGTCCAAAGCAGTGTTGATGCCTTCTTCGTCTTCTTCGCAACACACACTTGCCATATTGTTTAGTTACCCATGCAGACTTGCCATTTGCACTAACGCTTCAACATGGTTTGAACCCACCGATGCTAAGTGCTTTTATTGCGATATTGTGTCCTACAACAACAATGTCTATGCTCTTGCGGAAGATGGGTCTCTTGAACAATGGAAATTTTATGAAGGAGTTCCAACAAAGATCCTAGATTTTAAACTAACTATAGAGaaagatgaggaagaagagagagagttcccgaaagacaagttttcgtcGAAGATATATTTGGTGCTGTCAAAGGGAAAGTTGCTCTTGGTGAAAAGACTTATCGGAAATTTCGTTAATGCGGATGGTGAAGTGGTATATGAAGGATACAAACCACCTGGTCATGATGGTGATGTAGTTTGTCCTTACAGAACCAAACATTTTGGGGTGTATAAGCTTGACTTTATGAAGAACAAGTGGGTAAAGAAGAGTTCTTTGCATGGTCAAGTTCTGTTTCTTGGTACCAACGAGTCGACTTCAGTGTCTGCCAAAGAGTTTAAAGGATGTAAAGCAAATTCAATTTACTTCACAGACGATAGAAGTGAAGAGATGAATTTGGACTATTCATATGGTGGGCATGATTGGGGTGTTTTCAGCCTTGCAGATAGACGTGTCAAGATCCTCACTCCATTTGCATATAAGATGGATCCACCACCTATTTGGGTGGTTCCAACTTCAGATGGCTTTTATGTATAA